The nucleotide sequence CTGTTTATTTATGATATTTGTAGTTGCCTTGCTACCGACGAATATCTCAGATGTCTTTCTTGTAAATCCATTCCGCTTTATCTTTATTTCTTCAATTGCATAAAATATCTTAAGTAATTCTTCTGTTGTGTAGCCAAGGGCTTTAAGCAGTATAGTGACTGAAAATTTTCTGCGTCGATCAATCCTTGCATAAATGATATCTCTTACATCAAATTCAAAATCGAGCCATGACCCTCTGTAGGGGATTATACGGGCTGAATAGAGAACTTTACCGCTGGCGTGTGTCTTTCCCTTATCATGTGTAAAGAAAGCACCCGGAGATCTATGGAGCTGACTTACAACTGTTCTCTCCGTTCCATTTATTATAAAGGTTCCATTCTCTGTCATGAGAGGAATTTCGCCAAGATAGACCTCCTGTTCTCTTACATCCCCCCGAATCGATGGAGACTGTGTGTCCTCTTTCTTCTCCCACAAAATGAGTTGTGCCTTCAGTTTAAGGGGTGCCGCATAGGTACTTCCTTTCTGCAGACATTCACGGGCATCGTATTTTGGCTTTCCCACAGAGTATTCTACAAACGCTAAAGATGCTGTTTTATTAAAATCATATATCGGGAATACACTTAGAAGTGCAGATTGAAGCCCGATGTCTTTTCGTTCTTCTGGAGATGCATCCTTTTGCAGAAATCGTTCATAGGAAGACTTCTGGATATCGATGAGATTCGGGATATCTATTATCGCAGGTATCTTTGAAAAATCTACCCTTTGCCTCAATATCTTTTCTTCCATTGTCTCTCCGTCTAAATTATTTAATTTCTATAGTTGCCCCAACCTCTGTAAGCTTTGACTTTATTGTCTCTGCATCTTCTTTTGATACGCCGGACTTAATGGTCTTTGGTACTCCATCAACTAACTCTTTAGCCTCTTTCAGCCCTAAACCTGTAAGCTCACGAATAACCTTTATTACCTGTATTTTCTTTTCCCCTGAGGAAGTAAGGACTACATCAAAAGTCGTCTTTTCTTCCTGTGGTGCTACAGTGGCAGCTGAAGGTGCGGCGGTGACGGCAGTTACTGGTACAGATGCAGTAACACCATATCTTTCTTCAAACTCCTTTATAAACTCAGACATCTGTAGTATTGTCATGTTATCTATAAACTCGAAGACCTGTTCTTTTGTTACCTTTGCCATCTTTTTACCTCCCTAAATTACCTTTCTTTGACTTAACAGCTTCCAGGGCATATGCAAATCTTGCAACCGTTGCATATAGAAGCCCTGCAA is from Nitrospirota bacterium and encodes:
- the rplL gene encoding 50S ribosomal protein L7/L12; the protein is MAKVTKEQVFEFIDNMTILQMSEFIKEFEERYGVTASVPVTAVTAAPSAATVAPQEEKTTFDVVLTSSGEKKIQVIKVIRELTGLGLKEAKELVDGVPKTIKSGVSKEDAETIKSKLTEVGATIEIK